One Bacteroidales bacterium genomic window carries:
- the glp gene encoding gephyrin-like molybdotransferase Glp — MAVQKMRSYEEALEIINRLPVSLTAEMVDLTACLGRVLAKNVLSDTDMPPFNKSAMDGYACRFSDLSGILKIVEELPAGKKPQKKIGPGQCARIMTGGMIPEGADFVLMKEHAVIQGDLVRCVVEPGSSNICCQGEDVREGDVVVPAGAKLLPAHVAMLAATGCIMPEVYKTPEVAIISTGTELTEPDVKPGSGRIRNSNGYQILAQCIQYGAITSYLGIVEDEKDKISHIISSALESFKVILVSGGVSVGDYDYIPDVLKELGAETLFHGLNMKPGKHFLLARKEDRYIACLPGNPVSSYVIFEVFVRPLLNRLTGCIEPLRRMLMPLESSYKRKKSDSLFFIPVRITWQGTALPLEYHGSAHIQAYTMADGIMEVPEGISEYYKGQLVYVRPV, encoded by the coding sequence GAAATAATTAACCGGCTCCCGGTATCGCTTACAGCTGAAATGGTTGATTTAACCGCCTGTCTGGGAAGAGTGCTGGCAAAGAATGTATTGTCGGACACCGATATGCCCCCGTTCAATAAGTCGGCAATGGATGGTTACGCCTGCCGGTTTTCCGACCTTTCCGGGATTCTCAAGATAGTTGAGGAGCTTCCTGCCGGCAAAAAACCTCAGAAGAAAATCGGCCCGGGGCAGTGTGCGCGTATCATGACGGGTGGGATGATTCCGGAAGGTGCCGATTTTGTACTGATGAAGGAGCATGCCGTTATCCAGGGTGACCTCGTTCGGTGTGTTGTCGAACCGGGCAGCAGCAATATCTGCTGCCAGGGTGAAGATGTGAGAGAAGGTGATGTGGTTGTGCCTGCCGGTGCAAAGCTTCTTCCTGCACATGTTGCCATGCTTGCAGCAACCGGATGTATCATGCCTGAGGTGTATAAAACTCCTGAAGTGGCCATCATATCAACCGGAACGGAACTCACCGAACCGGATGTAAAACCCGGTTCCGGCCGGATCAGGAACAGTAACGGGTACCAGATTCTTGCACAATGCATCCAGTATGGCGCTATAACGAGTTACCTGGGAATTGTGGAAGACGAAAAAGATAAAATCTCCCATATCATTTCATCCGCCCTTGAATCATTTAAAGTAATCTTAGTTTCAGGTGGTGTGTCGGTGGGCGATTATGATTATATTCCTGATGTGCTGAAAGAACTGGGTGCCGAAACATTGTTTCACGGACTTAATATGAAGCCGGGCAAACACTTTTTGCTTGCCCGCAAAGAGGACAGGTACATTGCCTGTCTTCCCGGAAACCCCGTTTCGTCATACGTTATATTTGAAGTTTTTGTAAGACCTCTTCTGAACCGTCTTACCGGATGCATAGAACCGCTCAGAAGAATGCTGATGCCCCTTGAAAGCTCTTACAAAAGGAAAAAATCGGATAGCCTGTTTTTTATTCCTGTAAGAATCACCTGGCAGGGAACCGCCCTGCCGCTTGAATACCACGGTTCGGCTCATATCCAGGCTTACACTATGGCTGATGGAATTATGGAAGTTCCTGAAGGCATTTCAGAGTATTATAAAGGTCAATTGGTTTATGTACGACCAGTATAA